Proteins from one Xenorhabdus griffiniae genomic window:
- a CDS encoding PFL_4669 family integrating conjugative element protein, with protein MSDSEDKSSSQPRLRAGVLTSSLTIELHTHYAIRLWAGRRREEISNPRKFSGILGMPQVIKCAGTISVDAAADNPYADTWLVKLEQALDKASANLQQSLATLQDTLNAVPQQITLSAVSSVEPLNIGVYSHSPLGYRCVWLLVGYDQLAMKTFQVFHYGLISRAERDAFLHNGSRAIRQIYGIVRSYRSLAVTRQDIAEKTPAGLEAIKWLGEPHPDILSGKLRSVFSPPLRPAAQG; from the coding sequence ATGTCTGATTCAGAAGACAAATCATCATCCCAGCCGCGTTTACGCGCCGGGGTATTAACCTCCTCATTAACGATTGAACTGCATACCCACTATGCCATCCGTCTGTGGGCAGGGCGCAGACGGGAAGAGATCAGCAATCCCCGAAAATTTTCAGGCATTCTCGGGATGCCGCAGGTGATTAAATGCGCGGGCACGATCAGTGTGGATGCCGCTGCCGATAATCCGTATGCCGATACCTGGCTGGTGAAGCTGGAACAAGCGCTGGATAAGGCTTCCGCCAATCTCCAGCAGAGTCTTGCCACGTTGCAGGATACGTTGAACGCGGTACCCCAGCAGATCACCTTATCCGCCGTTTCCTCTGTTGAACCGCTGAATATCGGGGTTTACAGCCATTCACCATTAGGCTATCGCTGTGTCTGGTTGCTGGTAGGTTACGACCAGCTGGCGATGAAAACGTTTCAGGTTTTTCATTACGGGCTGATTTCACGGGCAGAGCGTGATGCCTTTCTGCACAATGGCAGCCGTGCCATTCGCCAGATTTATGGCATTGTACGCTCTTACCGTTCACTGGCGGTCACCCGGCAGGATATTGCGGAAAAAACGCCGGCCGGGCTTGAGGCGATTAAGTGGCTGGGTGAACCCCACCCCGACATTTTGTCAGGCAAGTTGCGGTCGGTTTTCTCGCCGCCATTGCGCCCGGCTGCGCAAGGCTGA
- a CDS encoding ParA family protein encodes MKILPIISPKGGEGKSTKAANLAGFLADAGLRSLLVDGDYSQPTSSSIFNLKYEAPAGLYELLMQTVDLNQPDPFISRTVINNLDIIISNDPDELLPTAMLHAPDGRLRLRNILQHPLFHQYDVIIIDSKGATGVMTELVVLAATHHVLGIIKPILPDVREFLRGTLRMLTRLKSFENYGIQLPLIQILANGIEGTRLDRDTLNELTDIIEHQRYDTSALGGRCVYQLLKTRIDLLDIYKLGHVRAQPVHRLEYKTKRKSPAAAQTMHSLACELFPEWTARFDTVLVNQPTGDVQ; translated from the coding sequence ATGAAAATACTTCCGATAATTTCCCCTAAAGGCGGTGAAGGTAAGTCCACAAAAGCGGCTAATCTGGCCGGATTCTTGGCCGATGCCGGTTTACGTTCTCTCCTGGTTGATGGCGATTATTCGCAACCCACGTCCAGCAGTATTTTTAACCTGAAGTATGAAGCCCCGGCGGGGCTGTATGAATTGTTGATGCAGACGGTGGATCTGAATCAGCCAGACCCGTTCATTTCTCGCACCGTGATCAACAACCTCGATATCATTATCTCCAACGATCCCGATGAACTCTTGCCAACCGCGATGCTGCACGCCCCTGACGGGCGTCTTCGTCTGCGCAATATTTTGCAACATCCACTTTTTCATCAATACGATGTCATTATTATTGACTCCAAAGGCGCAACCGGGGTAATGACAGAACTGGTCGTGTTGGCTGCCACACATCATGTGCTGGGGATAATTAAACCGATCCTGCCGGATGTGCGGGAGTTTCTGCGTGGCACGTTGCGGATGTTGACTCGCCTTAAGTCATTCGAAAATTACGGCATTCAGCTTCCGCTTATTCAGATACTGGCTAATGGGATTGAAGGTACCCGGCTGGATCGGGATACGCTCAATGAACTGACCGATATTATCGAACACCAACGGTACGATACGTCCGCGTTAGGAGGCCGGTGTGTTTACCAGTTATTGAAAACCCGGATAGATCTGCTGGATATCTACAAATTGGGTCACGTTCGTGCCCAGCCTGTTCATCGCCTGGAATATAAAACTAAACGCAAAAGCCCGGCTGCCGCCCAGACCATGCACAGTCTGGCCTGTGAACTGTTCCCCGAGTGGACAGCCAGGTTTGATACCGTGCTGGTCAACCAACCGACGGGGGACGTGCAATGA
- a CDS encoding DUF2857 domain-containing protein: MNHLSQSTNSLLLQLVMDLKNGYIRRCEVLGLNPAEMLMLQRLTIEDLHYLGNSPVSVLSVHIHHTNLVRLLQQARIEQQRMKRIDRALELGGSIELMHYFFGLSSLEIAARRRIAGMAVRPGRGSPLTEDENRDLWQRWQAATVTDVDSAEGLDIMMAMAEHHAVSLTSVWRAVKDWQQRGEAMPVKKQA; this comes from the coding sequence ATGAATCATTTATCGCAATCAACCAACAGCCTGCTGTTGCAGCTGGTGATGGATTTGAAGAACGGCTATATCCGCCGTTGTGAGGTATTAGGGCTGAACCCCGCAGAGATGCTGATGTTGCAGCGCCTGACGATTGAAGATCTGCATTACTTAGGCAACAGTCCGGTGTCCGTGCTGAGTGTTCATATTCATCACACGAATCTGGTGCGCCTCTTACAACAGGCACGTATCGAGCAACAGCGGATGAAACGGATTGACCGGGCACTGGAATTAGGTGGTTCTATTGAGCTGATGCACTATTTTTTTGGCCTGTCCAGTCTGGAAATCGCCGCCCGCCGACGTATTGCCGGCATGGCAGTCCGGCCGGGGCGCGGCTCGCCCCTGACGGAAGATGAAAACCGTGACCTGTGGCAGCGCTGGCAGGCGGCAACGGTTACCGATGTGGACAGTGCCGAAGGGCTGGATATCATGATGGCGATGGCTGAACACCATGCGGTTTCGCTGACGTCCGTCTGGCGTGCCGTGAAGGATTGGCAGCAGAGGGGTGAAGCGATGCCGGTAAAAAAACAGGCATAA
- a CDS encoding STY4534 family ICE replication protein → MSENATALTKNDYFNLNIKGLGYLNHIRHVSTASGTFLSCVINALNGPSDNPVYVRFDITVVGKEATSLVGRCQKAVDEDKKVLLGFTLSNPSTDIFTLKRGDHAGEQRVSLKARLIKVDWIKIGQDKVYQAEQSDSTPPQNGVAQTEYAENSF, encoded by the coding sequence ATGTCTGAGAACGCAACAGCATTAACCAAAAACGACTATTTCAACCTGAATATCAAGGGACTCGGCTATTTGAATCATATCCGCCATGTCAGTACCGCCAGTGGCACGTTCCTGAGCTGTGTGATTAATGCGTTAAATGGTCCCAGTGATAATCCGGTCTATGTCCGTTTTGATATTACCGTGGTCGGCAAGGAGGCGACCAGCCTGGTCGGTCGTTGCCAGAAAGCCGTTGACGAGGATAAAAAAGTGTTGCTGGGCTTTACCTTAAGTAACCCGTCCACCGATATTTTTACCCTGAAACGCGGCGATCATGCCGGTGAACAGCGTGTCAGCCTGAAAGCCCGCCTGATTAAAGTGGACTGGATTAAGATCGGGCAGGACAAAGTGTATCAGGCCGAACAATCCGATTCGACGCCGCCACAAAACGGTGTCGCACAAACCGAATATGCAGAAAATTCATTCTGA
- the dnaB-PI gene encoding SPI-7-type island replicative DNA helicase yields the protein MNLDHNALQAISEAEPSYAYAEVGVIGGLVLENDRWDSVVQLLAADDFFFPAHRIIYQAIAELSEKNCPFDLITLTDRLTQRGQIDSAGGFAYVAEVCKNTPSAANIEEYARIVAEKSRLRQLLALGKSLSAEVFQPNILSDALIEQAESQLFNLAEKGAARQHRAVTLLQGADALIAHLERIQGSNGITGTPTGFQALDDMTCGLQAGDLILLAARPSMGKTALGLACCLGALRQRDDAVVQVFSLEMPASQLMLRLSAMEGSVALSALRSGLLDDEQWGRISQSLDQFAQWDQRLIIDDCSYQTPALLRARARRYTRQYGKPALIMVDYLQLMCAPGQENRTQEIADISRSLKALGKELECPVLALSQLNRQVEIRPDKRPNNGDLRDSGSLEQDADLILHLYRDEVYHEDTPDSGIAEIIIGKQRQGPTGTVRVRFDGRYTRFSDIGSDGR from the coding sequence ATGAATCTGGATCATAATGCTTTACAGGCCATCAGTGAAGCGGAACCCAGCTACGCTTATGCCGAGGTGGGCGTGATTGGCGGGCTGGTACTGGAGAATGATCGTTGGGACAGCGTTGTTCAGCTGCTGGCGGCCGACGATTTCTTCTTCCCGGCACACCGGATAATTTATCAGGCTATTGCGGAACTGAGCGAAAAAAACTGTCCGTTTGATCTGATCACCCTGACCGACAGGCTGACACAGCGGGGGCAAATAGACAGCGCCGGCGGTTTTGCCTATGTGGCGGAAGTGTGTAAAAACACACCCAGTGCAGCCAATATTGAGGAATATGCCCGCATTGTGGCAGAAAAAAGCCGGTTACGTCAGTTACTGGCACTGGGTAAGTCCCTCAGCGCGGAAGTTTTTCAGCCCAATATTTTGTCAGATGCCCTGATTGAGCAGGCAGAAAGTCAATTGTTTAATCTGGCAGAAAAAGGGGCGGCACGGCAACATCGGGCCGTGACCCTGCTGCAAGGGGCGGATGCCCTGATTGCCCATTTGGAGCGCATACAGGGCAGCAATGGGATCACCGGTACACCGACAGGTTTTCAGGCGCTGGATGACATGACCTGTGGCTTGCAGGCTGGCGATCTCATTCTGCTGGCTGCCCGTCCTTCCATGGGCAAAACCGCACTGGGGCTGGCCTGTTGCCTCGGTGCGCTGCGGCAGCGGGACGATGCGGTGGTACAGGTTTTCAGCCTGGAAATGCCGGCCTCACAACTGATGCTGCGTTTGTCGGCGATGGAAGGCAGCGTAGCATTAAGTGCGCTGCGCAGCGGTCTGCTGGATGATGAACAGTGGGGACGCATCAGCCAGAGTCTCGATCAGTTTGCCCAATGGGATCAACGGCTGATTATCGATGATTGCAGTTACCAGACCCCTGCGCTATTACGTGCCCGTGCCCGCCGTTATACCCGCCAATACGGTAAACCGGCTCTGATTATGGTGGATTACCTCCAGTTGATGTGCGCCCCCGGGCAGGAAAACCGCACTCAGGAAATTGCCGACATCTCCCGCAGCCTGAAAGCGTTGGGCAAAGAGCTGGAGTGTCCGGTGCTGGCGTTGTCCCAGCTTAACCGGCAGGTCGAAATCCGCCCGGATAAACGCCCCAACAACGGCGATCTGCGGGATTCCGGCTCACTGGAGCAGGACGCCGATTTGATCCTGCACCTTTACCGCGATGAAGTCTATCACGAAGACACTCCGGATAGCGGGATTGCCGAAATCATTATTGGTAAGCAGCGTCAGGGACCGACAGGCACAGTTCGCGTGCGGTTTGACGGCCGGTATACGCGTTTTTCGGATATCGGCAGCGACGGGAGGTAA
- the ltrA gene encoding group II intron reverse transcriptase/maturase, with the protein MIAKALNTAFEKVRVLQRKLYLAAKADPKRKFGVLYDKVCSGRVLVMAWTQVKANKGSSGIDRLTIDKIETEIGVGNFLQDIQKKLVQKKYSPQPVRRVYIPKPDGKERPLGIPVIEDRVVQAAVKIVIEPLFEASFKDFSYGFRPRRNAQQALREIYKWLNFKCYWVVDADLKSYFDTIPHDKLLLSVRTRVIDRSVVKLIEMWLKAGVMEEGNLKAGIAGTPQGGVISPLLANLYLHWLDHIWEKEGFNQREHDAHLVRYADDFVILCKKAPRFYLAQACKVLDRLGLTLNTEKTKVVHAIKSPFDFLGHRFAVQPSKRDGKLRTYYYPSPEAMKRVKRKIREVTRKGQHRDLPELIRTEINPILRGWGNYFKTCNSRMHFKSIANYTIWTLCIMLRKKHKKRTKGWRDHPPSWFYKYHGLFKLYSLSINGNEVSRYARLVTS; encoded by the coding sequence GTGATTGCGAAAGCTCTAAACACGGCATTTGAAAAGGTACGAGTACTGCAACGCAAGCTATACCTGGCAGCCAAGGCGGATCCAAAACGTAAATTTGGTGTTCTGTATGACAAGGTATGTAGTGGTCGTGTGCTTGTTATGGCATGGACGCAGGTTAAAGCCAATAAAGGTTCTTCAGGAATTGACAGGTTAACAATCGATAAGATTGAAACTGAAATTGGTGTAGGTAACTTTCTGCAAGACATCCAGAAGAAGCTAGTTCAAAAGAAGTACTCTCCTCAACCGGTGCGTAGGGTTTACATTCCTAAACCGGATGGAAAGGAAAGACCACTGGGCATACCTGTTATTGAAGATCGTGTAGTTCAGGCAGCAGTAAAGATAGTCATAGAACCGCTTTTCGAAGCGAGTTTTAAAGATTTTTCATATGGCTTTCGGCCTCGCAGAAATGCGCAGCAGGCGCTGAGAGAAATCTATAAGTGGCTAAATTTTAAATGTTACTGGGTGGTAGATGCTGATTTGAAGTCTTATTTTGACACTATCCCCCATGATAAATTGTTGTTATCGGTGAGAACCAGAGTCATAGATCGCTCAGTTGTGAAACTGATTGAAATGTGGCTGAAAGCTGGAGTAATGGAAGAGGGAAACCTGAAAGCGGGGATAGCAGGAACTCCACAAGGAGGCGTGATATCTCCACTACTGGCTAATCTTTACCTGCACTGGCTGGATCATATCTGGGAAAAAGAGGGATTCAATCAGCGTGAGCATGACGCTCATCTTGTTCGTTATGCCGATGACTTTGTCATTTTGTGTAAGAAAGCACCGAGGTTTTATCTGGCTCAAGCCTGTAAGGTACTTGATCGGCTTGGATTGACGCTAAATACCGAAAAGACGAAAGTCGTTCATGCAATAAAGTCACCGTTTGACTTTCTGGGGCACAGGTTTGCAGTGCAGCCGTCCAAAAGGGATGGAAAATTGAGAACCTATTACTACCCCTCACCAGAAGCGATGAAAAGAGTAAAGCGAAAGATTCGTGAAGTGACACGAAAAGGTCAGCATCGGGATCTTCCGGAGCTAATCAGAACAGAAATAAACCCAATCCTTAGAGGGTGGGGTAATTATTTCAAGACGTGCAACTCCCGGATGCATTTCAAAAGCATCGCAAATTACACGATATGGACACTCTGTATTATGTTGAGGAAGAAGCACAAGAAGCGAACTAAAGGATGGAGGGACCATCCGCCGAGCTGGTTCTACAAGTATCACGGGTTATTTAAGTTGTATAGTCTGTCGATAAACGGAAACGAAGTCAGTCGGTATGCTCGCCTTGTAACGTCGTAA
- a CDS encoding ParB family protein, giving the protein MGRNTLNLGHALLQQGRQAVATRNDSPPMAEMPMVLTLDQLRPNPDNPRTRRNPRYDDIKASIKARGLDTVPKVTRDPDGDEVYIFSDGGNTRYQILSELWQETGDEHFYRVHCLFKPWPGRLQCVIGHLTENELRGELSFIEKAQGIRKARAIYEAQQQKKISLRELSALLRQAGFPVSDGHISRMEHTVKYLYPWMPNLLESGLGSSQIRPLLALRLDAEAIWQQHVTSINPEPAVTFDEVFGACCRKFDSPEVWSPEMFRDELIGDLLQALPHPLLNYDRWVLELDPKESNRRQLFGEQATAFDSVPVPEESETDNTAQIRVQNRESNPRIISQPTTDKVKAPEPEHAPVDNAQVSATSPRKNPVIPPYQPDSTNNLSEPALPVPEGECLHFAQTGLEPVSSVWAISPMQDDIEHLQNMAFRLAFELAEVVGCDSDLLSQPEEGAAGFCLANTQNAHPFSRLLHTLTGEASADSSELTLTAVLLGTARREGSPLLDDTQTVKFLRLIRVIRRLRELQREVVPETLTM; this is encoded by the coding sequence ATGGGACGCAATACGTTGAATTTAGGCCATGCTTTGTTACAGCAGGGACGGCAGGCCGTGGCTACCCGCAATGACAGCCCGCCGATGGCGGAAATGCCAATGGTCCTGACATTAGATCAGCTTCGCCCGAATCCGGATAACCCCCGAACCCGCCGCAACCCGCGTTATGACGATATCAAGGCATCCATAAAAGCCCGTGGACTGGATACAGTGCCGAAAGTCACGCGTGACCCGGATGGCGATGAGGTCTATATCTTCAGTGATGGCGGGAATACGCGCTATCAAATTCTGTCCGAATTGTGGCAGGAGACCGGGGATGAACATTTTTATCGGGTTCATTGCCTGTTTAAACCGTGGCCGGGGCGTTTACAGTGTGTTATCGGGCACCTGACCGAAAATGAGCTGCGGGGTGAACTCAGCTTTATTGAAAAAGCGCAGGGTATCCGCAAGGCAAGGGCAATTTATGAAGCGCAGCAACAAAAAAAAATCTCCCTGCGGGAATTGTCAGCGCTGTTGCGTCAGGCGGGTTTCCCTGTCAGCGATGGTCACATTAGCCGGATGGAGCATACTGTGAAATACCTGTACCCGTGGATGCCTAACCTGCTGGAATCCGGGCTGGGTTCGTCACAGATAAGACCTCTACTGGCCTTGCGGCTGGATGCCGAGGCGATCTGGCAACAGCATGTGACCAGTATAAACCCGGAACCGGCCGTCACCTTTGATGAGGTCTTTGGTGCCTGCTGCCGCAAATTTGATTCACCGGAAGTCTGGTCGCCGGAAATGTTCCGGGATGAACTGATTGGCGATTTATTGCAGGCACTGCCGCACCCGCTGCTCAATTACGACCGTTGGGTATTGGAATTAGATCCGAAGGAAAGTAACCGTCGGCAGCTCTTCGGCGAGCAGGCTACGGCGTTTGATAGTGTGCCAGTGCCGGAAGAATCTGAGACGGATAACACGGCGCAGATTCGAGTGCAAAACAGGGAATCGAATCCACGAATAATTTCTCAACCCACCACTGATAAGGTGAAGGCACCTGAACCCGAACACGCTCCGGTCGATAATGCACAAGTGTCCGCCACGTCTCCTCGAAAAAATCCGGTTATTCCCCCTTATCAGCCAGATAGCACGAATAACCTGTCTGAACCGGCCTTGCCTGTTCCTGAAGGTGAATGTCTGCATTTTGCCCAAACCGGGCTGGAGCCGGTCAGTTCGGTCTGGGCGATTTCCCCGATGCAGGATGATATTGAACACCTGCAAAACATGGCATTTCGGCTGGCTTTCGAACTGGCGGAAGTGGTGGGCTGTGACAGCGATTTGCTGTCACAGCCGGAAGAGGGGGCGGCGGGATTTTGTCTGGCCAATACGCAAAATGCCCATCCTTTTTCGCGTTTATTGCACACACTGACCGGAGAAGCCTCGGCTGACAGCAGTGAACTGACGCTGACGGCTGTTCTGCTTGGCACCGCCAGGCGGGAAGGATCGCCTCTGCTGGATGATACCCAGACCGTGAAATTTCTGCGGCTTATCCGGGTTATTCGCCGCTTGCGTGAGCTTCAGCGTGAGGTGGTACCGGAGACGTTGACGATGTAG
- a CDS encoding STY4528 family pathogenicity island replication protein: MMNLSADSIIAHTIAKMKMRLEKQADNDVSQLRSGLLFMGNIQDAYPRRLLLDDRLSPLDKTGWMMIRLYAQQNEGAVFPSYDELQVLLASPYKGKASRETVSRVLLMLRITGWLSLCKRIRDEHGRVRGNIYAQHDEPLTCRDAEILDPHWLDTVAEACRSKNRTISQTARDVLTDIKDDPLMRHRHSHIRLLEERLSVVQTPQQRVMHQNYQQGKHLTELSHIKPGSETELSQPKGQTVLNSVSELSLKPTSYSDPAKPNRYVRSFTQHVNKKTYVESQSALFLPEGLCRQLEPEAVTMLNSQLQALPAEQAQIVLNCLDKALQAGKIGNPVGWLLAMMKRAREGKLYGQPETAVTAPVTAKRPVAFIQNVERPALPSSQAHVRNIVKDIRQRLTLAKYHRDIID, from the coding sequence ATGATGAACCTGTCCGCCGACAGCATAATTGCACACACCATTGCCAAAATGAAAATGCGCCTGGAAAAACAGGCGGACAATGACGTCTCACAACTGCGCAGTGGTCTGCTGTTTATGGGCAATATTCAGGATGCCTATCCCCGCCGTCTGTTGCTGGATGATCGCCTGTCGCCACTGGATAAAACGGGCTGGATGATGATCCGCCTGTACGCGCAGCAAAATGAAGGCGCTGTTTTCCCCAGCTATGATGAATTGCAAGTTCTGCTGGCCTCGCCTTATAAAGGTAAGGCCTCCCGTGAAACGGTCAGCCGGGTATTACTGATGCTGCGGATCACCGGCTGGCTGAGTTTGTGCAAGCGTATCCGGGATGAACACGGACGGGTGCGGGGCAATATCTATGCGCAGCACGATGAGCCGCTGACCTGCCGTGATGCCGAGATTTTAGATCCCCACTGGCTGGATACGGTGGCGGAAGCCTGCCGCAGTAAAAACCGCACCATCAGCCAGACGGCCCGGGACGTCCTGACCGACATCAAAGACGATCCGCTGATGCGCCATCGTCACAGTCATATCCGTTTGCTGGAAGAAAGGCTGAGTGTTGTTCAGACCCCGCAGCAAAGGGTGATGCACCAAAACTATCAGCAAGGAAAACATCTAACCGAACTCAGTCATATAAAGCCGGGTTCGGAAACCGAACTAAGCCAACCAAAGGGACAAACTGTGCTGAATTCGGTATCCGAACTCAGCCTGAAACCAACGTCTTATAGTGATCCAGCTAAACCGAACCGTTATGTACGTTCTTTCACACAGCATGTGAATAAAAAAACATACGTAGAATCGCAGTCCGCTCTTTTTCTGCCAGAAGGACTTTGCCGACAACTGGAACCGGAAGCGGTGACGATGCTGAACAGCCAGCTGCAAGCGTTGCCTGCTGAACAGGCGCAGATCGTGCTGAATTGCCTGGATAAGGCGTTACAGGCAGGAAAAATCGGCAATCCGGTCGGCTGGTTGCTGGCAATGATGAAACGGGCACGGGAGGGGAAATTATATGGGCAACCTGAAACCGCGGTTACCGCGCCTGTCACTGCGAAGAGGCCGGTTGCATTCATTCAAAATGTTGAGCGTCCCGCTTTACCTTCCTCACAAGCCCATGTCCGCAACATAGTGAAAGACATCCGTCAAAGGCTGACGTTGGCAAAATATCACCGTGATATTATTGATTAA
- the ssb gene encoding single-stranded DNA-binding protein yields MSSRGINKVILVGNLGQDPEIRYLPTGGTVATLSMATSESWRDKQTGEMREKTEWHQVVIFGKLAEIAAEYLQKGAQVYIEGQLQTRKWQDQQGQDRYSTEVVVNVNGTMQMLGSRGEAKQTAVQPTGHKPAPKPQSSKPANNKERKATPAVQPAVLPEEEEVDWGDEIPF; encoded by the coding sequence ATGTCTTCGCGTGGAATTAACAAGGTGATTTTAGTCGGAAATTTGGGACAAGATCCGGAAATCCGTTATCTGCCAACGGGTGGTACCGTGGCAACGCTGTCAATGGCAACATCAGAAAGCTGGCGGGATAAACAAACCGGCGAGATGCGGGAGAAAACCGAATGGCACCAGGTGGTGATCTTCGGCAAACTAGCCGAAATTGCGGCAGAGTACCTGCAAAAAGGCGCTCAGGTTTACATTGAAGGCCAGTTGCAAACGCGCAAATGGCAGGACCAACAGGGGCAGGATCGCTATTCAACCGAAGTGGTGGTGAATGTGAATGGCACGATGCAGATGCTGGGCAGCCGTGGCGAGGCAAAACAGACGGCGGTTCAGCCGACTGGGCATAAGCCAGCACCGAAGCCACAATCATCTAAACCCGCCAATAATAAGGAAAGAAAGGCGACTCCGGCAGTACAACCTGCTGTGTTACCGGAAGAGGAAGAAGTGGACTGGGGGGATGAGATCCCGTTTTGA
- a CDS encoding DNA topoisomerase III, translating to MPLYLCEKPSQAKDIAKVLGVKQRGQGFLFGSGVIVTWAIGHLLEVAAPEHYGEQFGPPWRMAVLPVLPAQWQWTVKKETAGQFAVIQQLLKRTEEVIIATDADREGEVIARELLEYCHFTGTVRRLWLSALDETSIRQALAAILPGEQTAALYQAGLGRARADWLTGINLTRLYTLKAQALGFGDVLSIGRVQTPTLALVVNRDKTIARFEPKPYWQLVAKLEKDSMRFRAKWQPVTDECDEENRCIQPDIVQAAQQRCQQATHATVMDVSKKREKTPPPLCFDLGTLQQTASRHWGMGASQVLAIAQSLYETHKATTYPRTDCGYLPASMQADIPVVLTALARTDPAMETLISQLDKQGVSRVWNDNKITAHHAIIPTRHAFDLTRLTTDELKIYQLIRQYYLAQFLPAQETDVTAVTLDIGGQLFRVKGRVNVITGWKALFADGMREHEKEDEQEACLPLPALNQGDRCQVIEAKIQSLYTKPPAPFTEGTLIAAMKNAASLVSDPQLKQVLRESAGLGTEATRAGILDTLFKRQLIERKKKAIHATPLAQELIAGLPAVLTDPGMTALWEQSLEDIAQGKASLAVFMQKQAQWLVHLVERGKAQPLLLTLPKTPECPNCGGRMRQRQGKTTPFWGCVNYPACKGMLNDKAATQSRKARRANQRT from the coding sequence ATGCCACTTTATCTGTGTGAAAAACCCTCCCAGGCCAAAGACATTGCCAAAGTCCTGGGGGTGAAACAGCGCGGGCAGGGATTTCTCTTCGGTTCCGGTGTGATTGTCACCTGGGCCATCGGGCATTTGCTGGAGGTGGCTGCGCCTGAACACTATGGCGAGCAATTTGGTCCGCCGTGGCGGATGGCGGTGCTGCCGGTGCTGCCCGCTCAATGGCAATGGACAGTCAAAAAAGAGACCGCCGGACAGTTTGCGGTGATCCAGCAATTATTGAAACGGACGGAGGAAGTGATTATCGCCACTGATGCCGACCGCGAAGGGGAAGTTATCGCGCGGGAGTTGCTGGAGTATTGCCATTTCACCGGTACGGTCAGGCGTCTTTGGTTGTCGGCCCTGGATGAAACCAGCATCCGGCAGGCACTGGCGGCGATATTGCCGGGTGAGCAGACGGCAGCACTTTATCAGGCCGGACTGGGACGGGCACGGGCCGACTGGTTAACGGGCATCAACCTGACCCGTTTGTATACCCTGAAAGCGCAGGCCCTGGGTTTTGGCGATGTGCTGTCCATCGGGCGGGTGCAGACCCCGACACTGGCATTGGTGGTGAACCGGGATAAGACCATCGCCCGGTTTGAGCCAAAACCTTACTGGCAATTGGTGGCTAAACTGGAAAAAGACAGCATGCGTTTTCGGGCCAAATGGCAGCCGGTAACGGATGAGTGTGATGAAGAAAACCGTTGTATTCAGCCGGATATTGTTCAGGCCGCTCAGCAACGTTGTCAGCAGGCAACACACGCCACCGTCATGGATGTCAGCAAAAAACGGGAGAAAACGCCCCCGCCACTGTGTTTTGATTTGGGGACATTGCAGCAGACCGCTTCCCGTCACTGGGGCATGGGGGCGAGCCAGGTGCTGGCGATTGCCCAGTCCCTGTATGAAACCCATAAAGCGACTACCTATCCGCGTACGGATTGCGGCTATTTGCCAGCGTCCATGCAGGCAGATATTCCTGTCGTGTTGACAGCACTGGCGCGCACCGACCCGGCTATGGAGACCCTTATCAGCCAGCTGGATAAACAAGGTGTTTCCCGGGTCTGGAATGACAACAAGATCACGGCACACCATGCCATTATTCCCACGCGTCATGCTTTTGATCTCACCCGGTTAACAACCGACGAGTTAAAGATCTACCAGCTTATCCGTCAGTATTATCTGGCGCAATTTCTGCCGGCGCAGGAAACCGATGTGACTGCGGTAACACTGGATATCGGCGGGCAGTTATTCCGGGTGAAAGGCCGGGTGAATGTGATCACAGGCTGGAAGGCACTGTTTGCCGATGGAATGAGAGAGCATGAAAAGGAAGACGAGCAGGAAGCCTGTTTACCCCTGCCAGCCCTTAACCAGGGCGATCGCTGTCAGGTGATTGAGGCAAAAATTCAGTCACTGTACACCAAACCGCCAGCCCCGTTTACTGAAGGTACTCTGATTGCCGCGATGAAAAATGCCGCCAGCCTGGTCAGTGATCCGCAATTAAAGCAGGTCTTGCGTGAAAGTGCCGGGCTGGGTACGGAAGCGACCCGGGCCGGCATTCTGGATACGTTGTTTAAACGCCAGCTGATTGAGCGGAAAAAGAAAGCGATCCACGCAACACCGCTGGCGCAGGAACTGATTGCCGGGCTGCCGGCGGTACTGACCGATCCGGGTATGACCGCGTTATGGGAACAATCGCTGGAAGATATTGCACAGGGCAAAGCGTCGCTGGCGGTTTTTATGCAAAAACAGGCGCAGTGGCTTGTGCATTTAGTCGAGCGGGGCAAAGCCCAGCCGCTGCTTCTGACGTTGCCGAAAACCCCCGAATGCCCGAACTGTGGCGGCCGGATGCGGCAACGGCAAGGAAAAACCACGCCGTTCTGGGGCTGCGTGAACTATCCGGCCTGTAAAGGCATGCTGAATGACAAAGCGGCCACCCAATCGCGCAAAGCCCGGCGGGCAAATCAACGGACATGA